From the genome of Globicephala melas chromosome 11, mGloMel1.2, whole genome shotgun sequence, one region includes:
- the TUBB2A gene encoding tubulin beta-2A chain — protein sequence MREIVHIQAGQCGNQIGAKFWEVISDEHGIDPTGSYHGDSDLQLERINVYYNEAAGNKYVPRAILVDLEPGTMDSVRSGPFGQIFRPDNFVFGQSGAGNNWAKGHYTEGAELVDSVLDVVRKESESCDCLQGFQLTHSLGGGTGSGMGTLLISKIREEYPDRIMNTFSVMPSPKVSDTVVEPYNATLSVHQLVENTDETYSIDNEALYDICFRTLKLTTPTYGDLNHLVSATMSGVTTCLRFPGQLNADLRKLAVNMVPFPRLHFFMPGFAPLTSRGSQQYRALTVPELTQQMFDSKNMMAACDPRHGRYLTVAAIFRGRMSMKEVDEQMLNVQNKNSSYFVEWIPNNVKTAVCDIPPRGLKMSATFIGNSTAIQELFKRISEQFTAMFRRKAFLHWYTGEGMDEMEFTEAESNMNDLVSEYQQYQDATADEQGEFEEEEGEDEA from the exons ATGCGCGAGATCGTGCACATCCAGGCGGGCCAGTGCGGCAACCAGATCGGCGCCAAG ttttgggAGGTCATCAGCGATGAGCATGGGATCGACCCCACGGGCAGTTACCATGGAGACAGTGACCTGCAGCTGGAGAGAATCAACGTGTACTACAATGAAGCTGCCG GTAACAAATACGTGCCTCGGGCCATCCTGGTGGATCTGGAGCCGGGCACCATGGACTCCGTCAGGTCTGGACCCTTCGGCCAGATCTTCAGGCCCGACAACTTCGTGTTCG GCCAGAGCGGTGCCGGCAACAACTGGGCCAAGGGCCACTACACGGAGGGCGCGGAGCTGGTGGACTCGGTCCTGGACGTGGTCCGGAAGGAGTCAGAAAGCTGTGACTGTCTGCAGGGCTTCCAGCTGACCCACTCGCTGGGGGGCGGCACCGGGTCCGGGATGGGCACCCTCCTCATCAGCAAGATCCGCGAGGAGTACCCCGACCGCATCATGAACACCTTCAGCGTGATGCCCTCGCCCAAGGTGTCGGACACGGTGGTGGAGCCCTACAACGCCACGCTGTCCGTGCACCAGCTGGTGGAGAACACGGACGAGACCTACTCCATTGACAACGAGGCGCTGTACGACATCTGCTTCCGCACCCTGAAGCTGACCACGCCCACCTACGGGGACCTCAACCACCTGGTGTCGGCCACCATGAGCGGGGTCACCACGTGCCTGCGCTTCCCGGGCCAGCTCAACGCCGACCTGCGCAAGCTGGCCGTGAACATGGTGCCCTTCCCGCGCCTGCACTTCTTCATGCCCGGCTTCGCGCCGCTGACCAGCCGGGGCAGCCAGCAGTACCGCGCGCTGACGGTGCCCGAGCTCACGCAGCAGATGTTCGACTCCAAGAACATGATGGCCGCCTGCGACCCGCGCCACGGCCGCTACCTGACCGTGGCCGCCATCTTCCGGGGCCGCATGTCCATGAAGGAGGTGGACGAGCAGATGCTCAACGTGCAGAACAAGAACAGCAGCTACTTCGTCGAGTGGATCCCCAACAACGTGAAGACGGCCGTGTGCGACATCCCGCCCCGCGGGCTCAAGATGTCGGCCACCTTCATCGGCAACAGCACGGCCATCCAGGAGCTGTTCAAGCGCATCTCGGAGCAGTTCACGGCCATGTTCCGCCGCAAGGCCTTCTTGCACTGGTACACGGGCGAGGGCATGGACGAGATGGAGTTCACCGAGGCCGAGAGCAACATGAACGACCTGGTGTCCGAGTACCAGCAGTACCAGGACGCCACGGCCGACGAGCAGGGGGAGTTTGAGGAGGAGGAGGGCGAGGACGAGGCCTGA